TCGTTTTGAAAGCCAAAAAACTTATAATAAGAAAATATATTAATGCTATCCAAATTTGGTTCATGACTGCATTTTTTGACGTTCATAAGAATGATTTTATCTTCAAATTTTGTTTTATCCACTTGAAAAATATTTCTATAAGTCGGCGAGATTTATAAATATCGGCGATGGTTTTTGCTGAAAAATCAAAGTTATTTGTAAGAAATTCATACATAACATTATGTTCCTTATCATAATAAGTCACTAGTCTTAAACTTGGATCATATTGTTTAATGGCTTCTACGCCTACAAGATCAATAATCTCATCTTTCATTACTCATTGTTCGTTTACAGGTTGTGACTCATTTACTACATATAAGGTATTTTTCTTTATTCTCGTTACAAAGAAGTGATTGTTTTTGTTGATTGAAGCGAATAATGTAATATCAAAATATCATTTATCGAAACAAAAAATACTTCAAGGAGAAAACTCTTTTCGCTTGATTTTATTCGCCATTCTTATCTCGTGATATTTTCAATTGGTTACACGAATAAGCTCTGGTATGAACTGCTTATTGTTGAGCAATACATGAAGTCTAATAGCTCACTTTGCTTTTCTATATTTTGCCCAGTCATAAAGGCTTAGGCATAAATCAATAATTGATCAATCTAAACTGTACAGCTCGTTAGAAAATGAGAATTCACGAGTATCAAAAGAATATTTCTTGCATTCTTGTAAAACAAGAAGGAATAGCTTCTTGAAGAAATCATGATTAGTCGCGGCATTTTTATCGGCGATGGTAGAACGGGCAATACTATTGATTCCTAGATGATAAAGATGCTCCTGCTTAGTTATTAGCGTTGTATTTATCTCTCTCAAGGAAGATGCTCACATCACTTGAGCTGAGAACAAAATAGTAAATAACTGTTTTACAGAGAACTTTTTAGACCGCTTATCTTCCTGCTGTCCGAAATCACTCTCAAATCGATGGTTTGGGATAATTTGCAATAATTGATTGAAAATTGTGGCGTGAAATCTATTCATGATGTGTCCTTATAGGTTAAAGGTTTCGCTATCTTAAGCTTATAAGGATTTTTGCTGTCCGATAAAATCTCTTTTTGGAAAAATCTGAGTCTCCGCTCAGATTTTTCTATAAACTTACAAGTACTTGACCTATATTACTATATTTTCTCGAATTTTTTCCCGGACAGTAGTGGTGATAATAGGGCTTATCAACGGATATAATTAGTTGAAAATGGACTTGATTTTGACGTAAGGATTTTGCTGCTCTGCTGATGCGTCGCCGTTCCTTAAAAAATTATTTTTTAATTATTACTGTATTGTGTAGGCTTGCTCATAAATTAGAAGGTATTTCACATGTTTTTATGTGATAATCCAAAATGGCATCAAATTCTTCTTTTGTTGCTTTTTCTATGTATTCTTTTAGTATCGCATATAATCAATCGCAGATATAATGCTTCTTTATTTGAAATTTAACCTCTTTTATTTCTTTTTCAATTTCTTCTGGAGAAGTGAAAAAACTAATGTTTAAAAAAGCATCAACATAATTTGTTTTTTTATAATCCCTTTTTAAAAGTTCTTGGTATTCTTTTTTTGAAAAAAAGATATTGTATTTGCTATAATATGCTAGAGTTGTATTTCTATTGATGTATGCAAGAGCTATAAATCCAGATTTTTTTACAATTTTTTTTGCTTCTTGTAGTAATTTTTTTCTTAATTGAGGTGTCCTTAAATGATAGTAAGGACCAAATATTAATACTGCATCAAATTCATTTTCTTTGAATTTTGAAAGATTGGTTGCATCTACTACTTGTGTGGTGATGTTCTTTAATTTCTTCTTGTTAATGGTCTTTTGCATTGTATCTACATATTCTGGCACGATATCAGTTGCGATTACTTTATAT
The nucleotide sequence above comes from Candidatus Gracilibacteria bacterium. Encoded proteins:
- a CDS encoding IS4 family transposase, yielding MNRFHATIFNQLLQIIPNHRFESDFGQQEDKRSKKFSVKQLFTILFSAQVMGASSLREINTTLITKQEHLYHLGINSIARSTIADKNAATNHDFFKKLFLLVLQECKKYSFDTREFSFSNELYSLDGSIIDLCLSLYDWAKYRKAKGAIRLHVLLNNKQFIPELIRVTNGKYHEIRMANKIKRKEFSPGSIFCFDKGYFDITLFASINKNNHFFVTRIKKNTLYVVNESQPVNEQGVMKDEIIDLVGVEAIKQYDPSLRLVTYYDKEHNVMYEFLTNNFDFSAKTIADIYKSRRLIEIFFKWIKQNLKIKSFLGTSKNAVMNQIWIALIYFLIISFLAFKTKMKSSLLELSRVIPATLWDRISIANIFGITYEKFICIHPPNQKTLF
- a CDS encoding class I SAM-dependent methyltransferase, whose amino-acid sequence is YKVIATDIVPEYVDTMQKTINKKKLKNITTQVVDATNLSKFKENEFDAVLIFGPYYHLRTPQLRKKLLQEAKKIVKKSGFIALAYINRNTTLAYYSKYNIFFSKKEYQELLKRDYKKTNYVDAFLNISFFTSPEEIEKEIKEVKFQIKKHYICDGLYAILKEYIEKATKEEFDAILDYHIKTCEIPSNLGASLHNTVIIKK